ATCCGGTCGCCGCGCTCGTTGCGATCCCGGCGGTCGCGCTCCCAGCGCTCGCGCGGCGGTTGCGGCGGCTGGATGCGCGTCACCACCGGCGGCGCCTGCGGGGCGCGCATGCGTGGTGGCAGCTCGACCGCGCCGCGCCAGGGCGCCGGGCGGAAGAAGCGGCCGTCACGGCCATCGCGGCCGATGCCGGTGCTGACCGCGCCGGAGAACTGGCGGTAGCGGTAGGGCGTGTGGCGCAGCACCTCGTCGGGGCGTTCCATCACGCGGCGCAGCAGCGGGCCGTCGTGCACGTGCGGCTGGTTGAGCAGGCGCACGTGGCGCGGGCTGAAGGCATAGGCCGGCACGTAGACCTCGCGCGGCGCGAGCGGATACCAGGCCACGCCGGTGCCGATGCTGATCGACCACGACAGGCCCGGCTGGCCGTTCCAGACCACCAGCGCCGGCGCGTAGACCGGCCGCGGCGTGTGGTCGCCGGGCACCCAGCCCCAGCGGTCGCGCCACCAGACCCAGCGGCCGTAGTGGAAGGGCGCGAAACCCCAGGGCGCGTCGTCGATCCAGGTCCAGCCCCAGGGCGAGACCCAGCTCCAGCGGCCGTGGCGGTAGGGCGCCCAGCCGACCACCACGGTGCGCGGGTACCAGACCCAGCCGTAGTCGGCCGAGCGGGTCCAGTCGCCGTGGCGATCGAGCTCGTGGGCGCCGGTCATCTCGTCGGGCACCGGCGCGTCGCGCGAGGCCTGCTGCAGCCGCAAGTCGTCGTCGTTCATGGCCCAGCGGGCGAAGCCGTCGGCCTCGGGAGTGTCGAGCCGGAAACCGCCGTCGACGTAGATCTCGGCGCGCTGGCCGGGCTGCAGCAGGTAGCTGCCGGCCGGCTGCTCGATGCGCAGGCCGTTGCGCCAGGCGGTGGCGGCGTGCAGGTGGGTGTGGCCGCGTTCGGCGTCGGGCACGTCGATGCGGTAGAGCCCGGCGCCCAGCGGCAGCAGGCGCGCGGCATCGGTCTCGATGCTGAGTTCGCGCGCCACTTCGTCGCTGCCGAGCAGCACCGCCAGCGAGCCGCCCAGCAGTTCGAGCTCGATGCGCTCGTCGTCGACCCGGCGCAGCAGCAGCTGGCTGTTTTCGCCCAGGCGCAGGCGGGTCGAGCCGATGCCGATCTCGGCCCGGCTGTTGTTGCCCACGCTGAGTTCGTCGCCGCTGGTCACCGGCCAGTTGCGCAGCGAATCGCGCGCGTGGTCGAGCGTGTCGCCGCCGTCGCCGCGCGCCAGGCGGGCGTCGCCGTCGATCCAGGCGATGCGGCCGACCCGCCCGGGCGGATCGTCCGCGGCCCGGGCCAGACCGGGCCCGGCCAGCAGGGCGGCGAGCAGCAGGCAGGCCATCGCCCACAGCGGGCGACACATCTTGATGAACATCAATTTCTCCAGGCTGGGCATGCTTTCCGACAACGGCTCGCACGCCTTGTCGGCTGACAGGCGCCGGCGACGGTGCCGGCCAGGCGGGCGGTGACAATCGCCCGATGTTGACCGGCACCCTGTTCGCACTCACCGCCGGCCTGATGTGGGGGCTGGTGTTCGTCGGCCCCCTCCTGCTGCCCGAGTATTCACCGGCGCTGCAGTCGTTCGGCCGTTACCTCGCCTTCGGGCTGATCGCCTTGCCCCTCGCCTGGTTCGACCGCGCGCGGCTGGCGCAGTTCACCCGCGCCGACTGGCGCGAGGCGCTGCGGCTGTCGATCGTCGGCAACATCGTCTACTACCTGTGCCTGGCCGCAGCGATCCAGCGCGCCGGCGGTCCGCTGCCGACCATGATCATCGGCACCCTGCCGGTGGTGATCGCGATCAGCTCCAACCTGCGCGACGCCGCCCGCGACGGCCGCCTGCCCTGGCTGCAGCTGGCGCCGTCGCTGCTGCTGATCGCCGCGGGCATCAGCCTGGTCAACCAGGTCGAGATCGAGGCCATGCGCGCCCAGCCCGACGCGGATCTGGGCCGCTACGCCAGCGGCGCGCTGCTGGCGATCTGCGCGGTGGTCTGCTGGACCTGGTATCCGCTGCGCAACGCCGACTGGCTGCGCGCCCACCCCGATCGCAGCCCGCGCACCTGGGCCACCGCGCAGGGGCTGGCGACGCTGCCGCTGGCGCTGCTGGGCTACGCGGCGAGCTGGGCCTGGCTGTCGGCCAGCGGCAGCGCGTTCCCGATGCCGTTCGGGCCGCGGCCGGTCTTCTTCCTGGGCCTGATGTTCGCGATCGGCCTGCTGGCGTCGTGGCTCGGCACGCTGTGCTGGAACGAGGCCAGCCAGCGCCTGCCGACCACGCTGGTCGGCCAGCTGATCGTGTTCGAGACCCTGGCCGCGCTCAGCTACGCCTTCATGCTGCGCGGTCAGTGGCCGGCGCCGGCCACGCTGGGCGGCATCGCGCTGCTGGTGGTGGGCGTGCTGTGGGCGGTGCGGGCCCGGCCCGAGCCGCTGGTGGCGCAGGCGCACCCGGATTGACGGCGCCCGGCCTCGTCCTGAACTGAAAAAATCGATCGATGCACGCGCACGCCCGTCACCTGTGGACCGCGCCTCGCTGGGCGCTGGCGATCCTGCTGGCCAGCCTCGGCATGCTGGGGCCGTTCTCGATCGACACCTACCTGCCCGCGTTCACCGGCATCGCCGCCTCGGTGGGCGCCAGCCCGGTCGAGATGCAGCAGACGCTGTCGGCCTACCTGCTCGGCTTCGCGGCCATGAACCTGTTCCACGGCGCGCTGGCCGATGCGCTCGGCCGCCGGCCGGTGGTGCTGACCGGCGTGGCGGTGTTCACGCTGGCGAGCGTGGGCTGCGCGCTGTCGGATCACGTCGGCTGGCTGATCGCCTTCCGCGCCTTGCAGGGCATGTCGGCCGGCGCGGGCATGGTGGTGTCGCGGGCGGTGATCCGCGATCTGTTCCCGCCCGATCAGGCGCAGAAGATGATGTCGCAGGTGACGATCTACTTCGGCATCGCCCCGGCGGTGGCGCCGATGATCGGCGGCTGGCTGTTCGTGCACCTGGGCTGGCACGCGGTGTTCTGGTTCCTGTCCGGCGTGGGACTGCTGATCGGCCTGGGCGTCTGGCGTGCGCTGCCGGAGACGCTGCCGGCCGCGCAGCGCCAGCGGCTCGATCTGTCGCACCTCTGGCAAGGCTATCGGGCGCTCGGCCTGGACCGGCGCTTCTGGCTGCTGGCGCTGGCCTCGGGGGTGCCGTTCAACGGCATGTTCCTGTACGTGCTGAGCGCGCCGGCGTTCCTGGGC
This portion of the Leptothrix cholodnii SP-6 genome encodes:
- a CDS encoding multidrug effflux MFS transporter gives rise to the protein MHAHARHLWTAPRWALAILLASLGMLGPFSIDTYLPAFTGIAASVGASPVEMQQTLSAYLLGFAAMNLFHGALADALGRRPVVLTGVAVFTLASVGCALSDHVGWLIAFRALQGMSAGAGMVVSRAVIRDLFPPDQAQKMMSQVTIYFGIAPAVAPMIGGWLFVHLGWHAVFWFLSGVGLLIGLGVWRALPETLPAAQRQRLDLSHLWQGYRALGLDRRFWLLALASGVPFNGMFLYVLSAPAFLGELMRLAPDQFFWFFIANIGGIMLGAWTSGRLAGRIAGSVQIRAGFVIMSLASVANVAANLVWPPHISWALVPLFFYCLGWAILVPVVTLMVLDLVPARRGMASSLQATVASTANALVAGVLAPLVMHSTLALSVASALLMTVGLVAWQCVRRSVMVSPGARPD
- a CDS encoding DUF6600 domain-containing protein, producing the protein MFIKMCRPLWAMACLLLAALLAGPGLARAADDPPGRVGRIAWIDGDARLARGDGGDTLDHARDSLRNWPVTSGDELSVGNNSRAEIGIGSTRLRLGENSQLLLRRVDDERIELELLGGSLAVLLGSDEVARELSIETDAARLLPLGAGLYRIDVPDAERGHTHLHAATAWRNGLRIEQPAGSYLLQPGQRAEIYVDGGFRLDTPEADGFARWAMNDDDLRLQQASRDAPVPDEMTGAHELDRHGDWTRSADYGWVWYPRTVVVGWAPYRHGRWSWVSPWGWTWIDDAPWGFAPFHYGRWVWWRDRWGWVPGDHTPRPVYAPALVVWNGQPGLSWSISIGTGVAWYPLAPREVYVPAYAFSPRHVRLLNQPHVHDGPLLRRVMERPDEVLRHTPYRYRQFSGAVSTGIGRDGRDGRFFRPAPWRGAVELPPRMRAPQAPPVVTRIQPPQPPRERWERDRRDRNERGDRIDRGDRFDRPDRQPAPPQPDMRHHGDIDRNRPPGANAPPAPPPNPSQRFVPGQVPIQPGQAARPQPGLAQPVAPQPGASFPGLRPRDGARPDGRPDADPDGRTDNRRDGRFGSRPELVPAAPPPVAAPAPTPARTQAPDQPRAQPPVQAVAPAAPIQQTPPPRGNFPGLDRGQREAGGGRPAAPPAPMVQAAPVMPAAPPPAMVAAPPPAVVVTPPPRPEQRIAVPRAEPPRPPEVRQEQRRDNPPQRTQGRPDGQPEPRQDGRRERWPPGREQ
- a CDS encoding DMT family transporter, producing MLTGTLFALTAGLMWGLVFVGPLLLPEYSPALQSFGRYLAFGLIALPLAWFDRARLAQFTRADWREALRLSIVGNIVYYLCLAAAIQRAGGPLPTMIIGTLPVVIAISSNLRDAARDGRLPWLQLAPSLLLIAAGISLVNQVEIEAMRAQPDADLGRYASGALLAICAVVCWTWYPLRNADWLRAHPDRSPRTWATAQGLATLPLALLGYAASWAWLSASGSAFPMPFGPRPVFFLGLMFAIGLLASWLGTLCWNEASQRLPTTLVGQLIVFETLAALSYAFMLRGQWPAPATLGGIALLVVGVLWAVRARPEPLVAQAHPD